A portion of the Phyllopteryx taeniolatus isolate TA_2022b chromosome 15, UOR_Ptae_1.2, whole genome shotgun sequence genome contains these proteins:
- the cabp7b gene encoding calcium-binding protein 7 isoform X2, producing MPVRAVTTRFMYKGLCTIPDVLAYRAPVSLPEDELEEIREAFKVFDRDGNGFISKQELGMAMRSLGYMPNEVELEVIIQRLDMDGDGQVDFDEFVTLLGPKLSAAGMPDKFHGADFDSVFWKCDMQKLTVDELKRLLYDTFRDHLTMKDIENIIMTEEKHLNSAESHVDIDTSPTQQEKHTCVRKSLICAFAIAFIISVMLIAANQMLRRGMK from the exons ATGCCGGTGCGCGCCGTCACCACCAGGTTCATGTACAAGGGGCTGTGCACCATCCCGGACGTCCTCGCCTACCGGGCCCCCGTCAGTCTGCCCGAAGACGAGCTGGAGG AAATCCGAGAGGCGTTCAAAGTGTTCGACCGCGACGGGAACGGTTTCATCTCCAAACAGGAGCTGGGCATGGCCATGCGTTCCCTGGGGTACATGCCCAACGAGGTGGAGCTGGAAGTCATCATCCAGAGACTGGACATGGATG GTGACGGTCAGGTGGACTTCGACGAGTTTGTCACGTTGCTCGGTCCCAAACTGTCTGCGGCCGGAATGCCCGATAAGTTCCACGGAGCGGACTTCGATTCCGTCTTCTGGAAG TGCGACATGCAGAAGCTGACGGTGGACGAGCTCAAGCGTCTTTTGTACGACACCTTCCGGGACCACCTCACCATGAAGGACATCGAGAACATCATCATGACCGAGGAAAAACACCTCAACAGCGCCGAGTCCCACGTCGACATCGACA CGAGCCCCACGCAACAGGAGAAGCACACGTGTGTGCGCAAAAGCCTGATCTGTGCCTTCGCCATCGCGTTCATCATCAGCGTCATGCTCATCGCCGCCAATCAGATGCTGCGGAGAGGAATGAAGTAA
- the cabp7b gene encoding calcium-binding protein 7 isoform X1 yields MLTCLHVVSLHVVYTDVDLFARDVLFHIVYAHTRRCLSCPSEIREAFKVFDRDGNGFISKQELGMAMRSLGYMPNEVELEVIIQRLDMDGDGQVDFDEFVTLLGPKLSAAGMPDKFHGADFDSVFWKCDMQKLTVDELKRLLYDTFRDHLTMKDIENIIMTEEKHLNSAESHVDIDTSPTQQEKHTCVRKSLICAFAIAFIISVMLIAANQMLRRGMK; encoded by the exons ATGTTGACTTGTTTACACGTGGTATCTTTACACGTTGTTTACACAGATGTTGACTTGTTTGCACGTGATGTATTGTTCCATATTGTTTACGCACACACGCGGCGTTGTCTGTCTTGTCCGTCAGAAATCCGAGAGGCGTTCAAAGTGTTCGACCGCGACGGGAACGGTTTCATCTCCAAACAGGAGCTGGGCATGGCCATGCGTTCCCTGGGGTACATGCCCAACGAGGTGGAGCTGGAAGTCATCATCCAGAGACTGGACATGGATG GTGACGGTCAGGTGGACTTCGACGAGTTTGTCACGTTGCTCGGTCCCAAACTGTCTGCGGCCGGAATGCCCGATAAGTTCCACGGAGCGGACTTCGATTCCGTCTTCTGGAAG TGCGACATGCAGAAGCTGACGGTGGACGAGCTCAAGCGTCTTTTGTACGACACCTTCCGGGACCACCTCACCATGAAGGACATCGAGAACATCATCATGACCGAGGAAAAACACCTCAACAGCGCCGAGTCCCACGTCGACATCGACA CGAGCCCCACGCAACAGGAGAAGCACACGTGTGTGCGCAAAAGCCTGATCTGTGCCTTCGCCATCGCGTTCATCATCAGCGTCATGCTCATCGCCGCCAATCAGATGCTGCGGAGAGGAATGAAGTAA
- the zmat5 gene encoding zinc finger matrin-type protein 5, which translates to MGKRYYCDYCERSFQDNMHNRKKHLFGVQHQRAKKAWFDHFRGYADILKDEQAKKPCRKFLQRGICDFGPSCRFSHMSEAEMFHLQRRVQDERHRSDGSEDPGRPAPNVDVWLAVREKRRSGGAGKGAGDAREEERMPSDVPPQIFSIPDLPPSLVPPPPGGWKVNGDAEWG; encoded by the exons ATGGGGAAAAGATACTACTGCGACTACTGTGAGCGCTCCTTCCAGGACAACATGCACAACAGGAAAAAACATCTGTTCGGTGTGCAGCACCAGAGAGCTAAAAAGGCCTGGTTCGATCATTTTAGAG gctaTGCAGATATTTTAAAAGACGAGCAAGCAAAGAAACCCTGCAGGAAGTTCCTCCAAAGAG GcatttgtgattttggccccAGCTGCAGGTTTTCTCACATGTCCGAAGCAGAGATGTTCCATTTGCAAAGAAGGGTGCAAG ATGAAAGACATCGCTCGGACGGCTCCGAGGACCCCGGCCGCCCCGCGCCCAACGTGGACGTCTGGTTGGCCGTGCGGGAAAAGCGGAGAAGCGGCGGGGCCGGCAAAGG TGCGGGAGACGCCCGGGAGGAGGAACGGATGCCGAGCGACGTCCCGCCGCAGATTTTCTCCATTCCGGACCTGCCGCCCTCGCTGGTGCCGCCGCCCCCGGGCGGCTGGAAAGTCAACGGCGACGCGGAATGGGGGTGA